In Chloroflexota bacterium, a genomic segment contains:
- a CDS encoding GlsB/YeaQ/YmgE family stress response membrane protein, with protein MDFVLFIIIGAVAGWAAGKIFKGDGFGLIGNIVVGVIGALLGGWALGLVGISFGGLIGSLVTAIIGALLLLWIVSILKK; from the coding sequence ATGGACTTTGTTCTCTTTATCATCATTGGTGCTGTCGCGGGTTGGGCAGCCGGGAAAATTTTCAAAGGCGATGGCTTTGGGCTGATCGGCAATATCGTTGTCGGCGTGATCGGCGCACTGTTGGGCGGTTGGGCTTTGGGGCTGGTTGGCATTAGCTTCGGAGGTCTGATTGGCTCACTGGTGACTGCTATCATCGGTGCCTTGCTTCTACTCTGGATCGTGAGTATTCTCAAAAAATAG